The DNA window ACCCGCGTCAACGAGCGGCGCTGCCTTCTGAGAGTGCGGGGAGCCGTGCGACCGGTCACGGCGCCGGGGTGAGGCCGTGGCGGCGCATGACCTCGGCCAGCTTCGCGCGGTCCGGAGGTCCGTCCGTCGCCTGCATCACCGCGGCCACCTCCTGAAAGTACTCGGGACCGATCGCCGCGGGCGTGACGACGCACAGCGCTTTGGCGTCCTGGCTGCCGTTGTTGTCGAAGCGATGCACGGCGCCGCGCGGAATGCACAGGGCCTGTCCGGGGCCGACATCGAAAGGCTTCCCACCGACGGTCCAGGTCAGTACCCCCTCGAGGCCGTAGATCGTCTCTTCATAGTGATCGTGGCTGTGAGCGGGCGCCATCAGGCGCTGACCGCCAGGCACCATGACCTCGAAGATCGCGACGCTCCCGCCCGCCGCTTCCCCGGCAACCAGGAAGCGCACGCCGAGCGGACCCAGGCGCGTGGTTTGCTCGGATGGATTGACGCGGAGCGGGTCGATGAGAGGGGCCATGGCTCGGGTCTCCTTGCGAGGCCGGGTTCGAGGGCGGAGCGGCAACATCCGCTGGCGTTCCGCTCTCGACTTCGGTAAAGTGACTTTACTATGGCTTCGAGCCGACAGTCAAGGCGCTTTACCAACCCCGTCCCGGGGCCGTTCGGCCCCGCGCTCATCGGGGCCTTGCTGCGGATGCCTTGGGAGTCCGTGCGCCGACGCATGCTGGAACGACTGCATGCGCGTGGCTTCGACGACCTCGACGTCGCCCACCTGAACCTGTTCCTCTTTCCCGGACCCCAGGGGCTCAAGCCGTCCGAGCTCGCGGCTCGCGTCGGCGCGAGCAAGCAGTCGGTGAACCATCTGCTCGGCCAGATGGAGCGCTTCGGCTACCTCGAGCGCCGCGACGACCCCGACGACCTGCGCTCCACGCGCATCTCTCTCACGGCCCGCGGCAGGAAGGTGGTCGCCACGATCCGGGAGGCAGTGATGGAGGTCGAGCGCGATTGGGCGCGGAAACTGGGCCCCAAGCGACTGGAGCTGCTCCGCCAGCTGCTGGTCGAACTGTCGGGGCCGAGCGCCGGGGCGCCGGAGCGACCGGCCTGACGGCGACTGCCTCGGCTCTTCGATCGACTCGACGCCGGCATCACCGCGCCGGCGCCGGCACCGGAGGTGGCAGCTGCGCCGCGAATCGCCATGGCGGCGCGCCCTCGCGCGCGAGCGGCGTCTTCTCGAGTCGCGCGCGCACCATCGTGATCGGCATCGGGCCGCCCTGCAGCACCGCGTCGTGGAATTCACGATCGGTCATCTTCTGCGAGTCGACCAGCTCATGATGCAGCGCTCGAAGCTGGAGCCCGCCGATCATGTAGCTCGCCTGATACAACGGCGAGTAGCTGCCGTTGAACGAGCGCCGCACCTCCGCTTCGGCGTTCGCCCGCTCGAAGTCCACGTTGTCGACCAGGTAGTCGATCGCCTGCTGGGGCGTCATCTTCCCGAGATGGAAGTTGAGCGAGAAGATGATCCGCGCGCTGCGGTGCATGCGCCAGAACAGCGCGCCGAGCCGATCCTCCGGCGACACCTGAAAGCCGTGATCCCAGAGAAACATCTCCCAGTAGAGCGACTGCCCCTCGCTCCAGAACGGGGTCGAGAACAGTCGCCGGTGCGGGTTGTAGCGCGCCGCCATGAATCCCTGCAGGTGGTGCCCGGGATTCAGCTCGTGGAACACCGTCGCGTGCGAGAAGTGCGGGTTGTTGCCGCGCAGGCTCATCAGCTTCTCGTCCTCCGGCATGTCGGCCGTCGGATACGACACGAGGATCAGCTCGCCGCCCAGGAAGAACGGCGACACGCGCTGGCGCTCGGGCGAGAGCATCTCCATCCGCCAGTCTTCGCGCGCGAGCGGCGGGATCGTCACCCAGTCGTGCTGATCGAAGAACGCCTCCGCCTCGCGCGCGAGGCTGCGGATCAGCTCCGGTTGCGCGCCGGGGTCGACGTAGGTGTTCTTCACCTTCTCCATCGCCGCCTTCCAGTCGTCTCCGAAGCCCATCTCCTTCGCGGCCTTCTTCGCCTCGCTCAGGCTGAACGCGTACTCATGTTCGGCGATGTCGATCAGCTCTTGCGGCGAATACGGGATCATCTCGTACGCCAGCTCGGCATTCAGCCCCTCGATGCCGATCGGGTCGCCGATGATCGGCTGGTTGGCGGGTGCGGCCTCGCCGCGCTCGGCATCGGCGGTCGTCGCCGTCGCACCGTGGATCCCGACAAGCTTCTCGCGCAGGGTGCGCGCGTACGCGGTCAGCGCATCGTTGAGCTTCGCGTATGGATCCCTGAGCCACCAGGAGAAGACCGGGTCGTAGCCGTCATAGAACTTGTACCAGCCGGCAACGACGCCACGGATCCGATCGAGATCGTCCGCCGCCCGATTGGCGACGGTCTTCGTCACCGCGGGCGAGCCGCGTCGAGCCGATGCGCCGGCCGCCGGCTTCGCGCCCGCGCCGGGGCTCGTTTTGTCGAGCGCCGCGCGCAGGCTGTCCACCTGCTGGGTGACGTCGAAGAGGGTGCGGGCCGCGGCGCGAGGGTCGACGGGGCGAAGATCACGCCGCGCGTCCTGGAGCGCGAGCAATCGGTCGGCGAACGGAAGCAACGGCTCCGTCTCACGACGCTGCCTGTCCCGCCGATCGAGCAGCGCCAGCTCGTGCGTCAGCTCGTGGTCGAGCAGGACGTAGTCGACCTGTCCCTCCTGGCCGAGCCTCGAAAAGTCGAGTTCGCCGAGCCGCAGCCTCCAGTCGCCGTAGAACGCGCGCATCCGAGCCCGCTGTGCGGGCGAATCGAAAGCGTCATAGCGTCGAGCGAGGGCTTCCCGGTCGGCGCTGAATCGGTCGACGACCGCGGCCATCTCGCTCGCGGGTGGCCCGACCAGCGCCTGGAGCGCGGGAACCGTCGACGTGTCGTTGGCCGGAACCGGTGTCGACGCTTGCGCGCCGGCGAACGGCGCTACCGAAAGCGCCGTCACCAGAATCGCGGCGACTCTCATGAGATGAGGGCGATGGATAAGAGCCTCCTTTCCGTTCGGCCGGGGAGGCTAGCACTGATTGAGTCTGCACACGCGGCGCAAGCGACGAGGCATCTCGATGGGTACAATGTCTCCCATGCGAGGCGGCGTCCAAGCCAGTCCCCCACGAGCACGCGCCGCCGCGACGATCGCGGTCCTCGCGACACTCGCGGCCACACTCGCGTCGGCTCCGGCCTCCGCCGTGCTGCGCCTGCTGCCCGAGCCCCGGCACCTCACGCCGGGCGAAGGCCGCCTGCCGCTCGGCGAGGGGGTGCGCATTGCGGTCGCCGGCGACGATGAGGAGGATGGCTTCGCGGCGCGCCTGCTGAGCGACGAAATCCGGCGCGCCTGTGGAGTGACCCCCGCAATAGTCAAAGGCGGCGCCGGGACGATCGTCCTCTCCCGCGATCCCAACGCGCGCGAGCTCGGCGAAGAAGGCTATCGCCTGACGGTGAACGCGCGCGGCGCGCGCGCAACGGCCGCCACCGCCGCCGGGCTCTACTACGCCGTCCAGACGCTGCGCCAGCTGGTCGAGCCGGACGGACTCGATGCCGTGGCGATCGAGGATGTGCCTTCCCTGCGCTGGCGCGGGGTTCACGACGACCTCAGCCGCGGGCCGCTCCCAACGCTCGAGACCCTCGAGCGCCGCATTCGAACCGCG is part of the Candidatus Sulfotelmatobacter sp. genome and encodes:
- a CDS encoding cupin domain-containing protein, with the translated sequence MAPLIDPLRVNPSEQTTRLGPLGVRFLVAGEAAGGSVAIFEVMVPGGQRLMAPAHSHDHYEETIYGLEGVLTWTVGGKPFDVGPGQALCIPRGAVHRFDNNGSQDAKALCVVTPAAIGPEYFQEVAAVMQATDGPPDRAKLAEVMRRHGLTPAP
- a CDS encoding DUF885 family protein; the encoded protein is MRVAAILVTALSVAPFAGAQASTPVPANDTSTVPALQALVGPPASEMAAVVDRFSADREALARRYDAFDSPAQRARMRAFYGDWRLRLGELDFSRLGQEGQVDYVLLDHELTHELALLDRRDRQRRETEPLLPFADRLLALQDARRDLRPVDPRAAARTLFDVTQQVDSLRAALDKTSPGAGAKPAAGASARRGSPAVTKTVANRAADDLDRIRGVVAGWYKFYDGYDPVFSWWLRDPYAKLNDALTAYARTLREKLVGIHGATATTADAERGEAAPANQPIIGDPIGIEGLNAELAYEMIPYSPQELIDIAEHEYAFSLSEAKKAAKEMGFGDDWKAAMEKVKNTYVDPGAQPELIRSLAREAEAFFDQHDWVTIPPLAREDWRMEMLSPERQRVSPFFLGGELILVSYPTADMPEDEKLMSLRGNNPHFSHATVFHELNPGHHLQGFMAARYNPHRRLFSTPFWSEGQSLYWEMFLWDHGFQVSPEDRLGALFWRMHRSARIIFSLNFHLGKMTPQQAIDYLVDNVDFERANAEAEVRRSFNGSYSPLYQASYMIGGLQLRALHHELVDSQKMTDREFHDAVLQGGPMPITMVRARLEKTPLAREGAPPWRFAAQLPPPVPAPAR
- a CDS encoding MarR family transcriptional regulator, whose protein sequence is MLERLHARGFDDLDVAHLNLFLFPGPQGLKPSELAARVGASKQSVNHLLGQMERFGYLERRDDPDDLRSTRISLTARGRKVVATIREAVMEVERDWARKLGPKRLELLRQLLVELSGPSAGAPERPA